Proteins encoded together in one Musa acuminata AAA Group cultivar baxijiao chromosome BXJ3-6, Cavendish_Baxijiao_AAA, whole genome shotgun sequence window:
- the LOC103986751 gene encoding lipid phosphate phosphatase 2-like isoform X1, which yields MSITEAEDGEGEGSVSACTDEPLLPCPHNTLSLIRQRKSEKMPDIQLGTHTVRSHGTQVARFHMHDWFILILLAIIDGCLNIIEPFHRFVGRDMMTDLRYPLKSNTVPFWAVPLIGILLPFAIIIGIYVKRKNVYDLHNAVLGLLFSVLITGVLTDAIKDAVGRPRPDFFWRCFPDGKAVYDNITTNVICHGDNSVIKEGHKSFPSGHSSWSFAGLGFLSWYLAGKLKAFDRRGHVAKLCIVFLPLLCASLIAISRVDDYWHHWQDVFTGGFLGLVIASFCYLQFFPPPYDIDGWFPHAYLHAMADSRHNDQPTANPLQSNPLQSRPSEIETVYVSSEGQDGIHSRDTSSILDSMEAGRRQ from the exons ATGTCTATTACAGAAGCGGAGGACGGGGAAGGAGAGGGCTCGGTGTCGGCCTGCACTGACGAGCCGCTGCTTCCGTGTCCGCACAACACATTATCTCTGATACGACAAAGGAAATCG GAAAAAATGCCAGACATTCAGTTAGGCACTCACACAGTGAGATCCCATGGAACACAAGTTGCAAGATTTCACATGCATGACTGGTTCATACTCATACTCCTTGCTATAATAGATGGATGCTTGAATATTATAGAACCTTTTCATAGGTTTGTTGGAAGAGACATGATGACAGATCTGAGATATCCACTGAAAAGCAACACAGTACCATTTTGGGCTGTTCCG TTGATTGGAATTCTATTACCTTTTGCAATAATCATTGGAATTTACGTCAAAAGGAAGAATGTGTATGATTTGCATAATGCCGTACTAG GCTTGCTCTTCTCGGTACTTATAACTGGAGTTTTAACCGATGCAATAAAGGATGCCGTTGGTCGACCACGACCAGATTTCTTTTGGCGATGTTTTCCTGATGGAAAAGCT GTCTATGACAACATAACGACAAATGTTATATGCCATGGGGACAATAGTGTTATTAAAGAAGGGCACAAGAGTTTTCCAAGTGGACATTCGTCAT GGTCTTTTGCAGGTCTAggttttctatcatggtatcttgCAGGGAAACTCAAGGCTTTTGATCGTCGGGGCCACGTTGCAAAACTGTGCATTGTGTTCCTTCCTCTGCTTTGTGCATCTCTTATTGCAATTTCCCGAGTTGATGACTACTGGCATCATTGGCAAGATGTGTTCACAGGAGGTTTTCTAG GATTGGTAATTGCTTCATTTTGTTACCTGCAATTCTTCCCACCACCTTATGATATAGATG GTTGGTTTCCCCATGCATACTTGCATGCAATGGCTGACTCCAGACACAACGATCAACCGACTGCAAACCCTCTTCAGTCAAACCCTCTTCAGTCGAGGCCATCAGAGATCGAGACTGTTTATGTTTCATCCGAGGGTCAAGATGGGATCCACTCGAGGGACACAAGCTCGATTCTGGACTCGATGGAGGCTGGGAGAAGACAGTGA
- the LOC103986656 gene encoding pathogenesis-related protein PR-4-like encodes MTMSAKVSSVVAVLLCVAAAASAQQASNVRATYHYYYPAQNNWDLNRVSAYCATWDANKPLAWRKKYGWTAFCGPVGPTGRDSCGKCLRVTNKATGTQATVRIVDQCANGGLDLDQGVFSQLDTDGGGYKQGHLIVNYQFVNCGD; translated from the exons ATGACGATGAGCGCCAAGGTGAGCTCCGTCGTCGCCGTGCTGCTCTGCGTCGCCGCGGCGGCCAGCGCGCAGCAAGCGTCCAACGTCCGGGCGACGTACCACTACTACTACCCGGCTCAGAATAACTGGGACCTGAACCGTGTTAGCGCCTACTGCGCGACGTGGGACGCCAATAAGCCCCTGGCCTGGAGGAAGAAGTACGGCTGGACCGCCTTCTGCGGCCCCGTCGGCCCTACCGGCCGCGACTCCTGTGGCAAGTGCTTGCGG GTGACGAACAAGGCGACGGGAACTCAGGCTACGGTCAGGATCGTGGACCAGTGCGCCAACGGAGGGTTAGATTTAGACCAAGGCGTCTTCTCGCAACTGGATACCGATGGAGGCGGCTACAAACAAGGCCACTTGATTGTCAACTACCAGTTCGTCAACTGCGGTGACTGA
- the LOC103986751 gene encoding lipid phosphate phosphatase 2-like isoform X2: protein MPDIQLGTHTVRSHGTQVARFHMHDWFILILLAIIDGCLNIIEPFHRFVGRDMMTDLRYPLKSNTVPFWAVPLIGILLPFAIIIGIYVKRKNVYDLHNAVLGLLFSVLITGVLTDAIKDAVGRPRPDFFWRCFPDGKAVYDNITTNVICHGDNSVIKEGHKSFPSGHSSWSFAGLGFLSWYLAGKLKAFDRRGHVAKLCIVFLPLLCASLIAISRVDDYWHHWQDVFTGGFLGLVIASFCYLQFFPPPYDIDGWFPHAYLHAMADSRHNDQPTANPLQSNPLQSRPSEIETVYVSSEGQDGIHSRDTSSILDSMEAGRRQ, encoded by the exons ATGCCAGACATTCAGTTAGGCACTCACACAGTGAGATCCCATGGAACACAAGTTGCAAGATTTCACATGCATGACTGGTTCATACTCATACTCCTTGCTATAATAGATGGATGCTTGAATATTATAGAACCTTTTCATAGGTTTGTTGGAAGAGACATGATGACAGATCTGAGATATCCACTGAAAAGCAACACAGTACCATTTTGGGCTGTTCCG TTGATTGGAATTCTATTACCTTTTGCAATAATCATTGGAATTTACGTCAAAAGGAAGAATGTGTATGATTTGCATAATGCCGTACTAG GCTTGCTCTTCTCGGTACTTATAACTGGAGTTTTAACCGATGCAATAAAGGATGCCGTTGGTCGACCACGACCAGATTTCTTTTGGCGATGTTTTCCTGATGGAAAAGCT GTCTATGACAACATAACGACAAATGTTATATGCCATGGGGACAATAGTGTTATTAAAGAAGGGCACAAGAGTTTTCCAAGTGGACATTCGTCAT GGTCTTTTGCAGGTCTAggttttctatcatggtatcttgCAGGGAAACTCAAGGCTTTTGATCGTCGGGGCCACGTTGCAAAACTGTGCATTGTGTTCCTTCCTCTGCTTTGTGCATCTCTTATTGCAATTTCCCGAGTTGATGACTACTGGCATCATTGGCAAGATGTGTTCACAGGAGGTTTTCTAG GATTGGTAATTGCTTCATTTTGTTACCTGCAATTCTTCCCACCACCTTATGATATAGATG GTTGGTTTCCCCATGCATACTTGCATGCAATGGCTGACTCCAGACACAACGATCAACCGACTGCAAACCCTCTTCAGTCAAACCCTCTTCAGTCGAGGCCATCAGAGATCGAGACTGTTTATGTTTCATCCGAGGGTCAAGATGGGATCCACTCGAGGGACACAAGCTCGATTCTGGACTCGATGGAGGCTGGGAGAAGACAGTGA